In Pirellulales bacterium, the DNA window TGCCGCAGCGTGAGCTGCGCCTTGCGCGGCGGCGAGGAGATTTTGGAGCATCTGTGTCACCGCGCCGGCGTGCAGCCGGGCGAGACGACCGCCGACGGCCGGCTGACGGTGGAGTTTGCCGAGTGCCTGGGCGCCTGCGAGCACGCGCCGTGCATGTTGGCGGGCGACACGCTGCACACCAGTCTCACGCCCGAGAAGATCGACCAGTATTTGGCCCAGCGAGGAGCGTGAGCGTGGCGAAGTTCGAACCGGTGCTGCTGGCCAACATCGCGCGACCCGACAGCCACACGCTGCGCGTGTACGAGGAGACGGGGGGCTACCAGGGGATGCGCCGCGCGCTGACGGAGATGACCAGCGCCGCGGTGATCGACGTGGTGAAGGCGAGCAACCTGCGCGGGCGGGGCGGGGCGGGCTTTCCGACCGGGCTCAAGTGGACGTTCCTCCCCAAGGGACATCCCGGCCCGATCTACATGTGCATCAACGCCGACGAAAGCGAGCCGGGCACGTTCAACAATCGCTACCTGATGGAGCTTGATCCGCATCAGGTGCTGGAAGGGGTGATACTGAGTTCGTTCGCCACGCGGGCGACGACGGCATATATCTACATTCGCTACGAGTATCCGTTGTCGTACCAGCGCTTGCAGATGGCGATCGACGAGTGCTACGCGGCGGGGCTACTGGGCAAGAACATCCTAGGGAGCGATTTTTCGCTCGACATTTATTTGCATCGCGGAGCGGCGGCGTACATCTGCGGTGAAGAGACGGGCCTGATTGAAAGCCTGGAAGGCAAGCGAGCCTGGCCGCGCATCAAACCGCCGTTTCCGGCGGTCGAAGGCTTGTTCCACAAGCCGACGGTGGTCAACAACATTGAGACGGTCTGTTGCGTGAAGCACATCGTCGATCGGGGCGCCGACTGGTTCAAGTCGATCGGCGTGCCCGCCGATCCGAACAATCCGCGCGATCCGGGGAGCTATGGTCCCAAGCTGTATTGCTTGAGCGGCCACGTGAACAAGCCGGGTTGCTACGAGGCGCCGCTGGGGATCACCTGCCGACAACTCATCGACGAGTATGGGGGCGGGGTGTGGAAGGGACGGCGGGCCAAGGCCGCGATACCGGGGGGCATCAGCATGGGGCTGTTGACCGAGGCGGAGCTGGACACGCCGCTCGACTTTGCCGGGCCGGGGCGCGTGGGCTGCCTGGGGTTGGGCACGGCGGCGGTGGTGGTGATGGACGACCAGACCTCGATGATCGACTTTCTGCACAACAGTTGTCGCTTCTTCGCGCACGAAAGCTGTGGGCAGTGCACGCCTTGCCGCGAGGGGACCAACTGGTCGCTGCGGATGTTGGAGCGGATCAAGTTGGGCAAGGGGCGACTCAAGGATCTCGAACTGCTTTTGGAGATCGGCGACACGATCGGGATTATGCCGGGCACGACCATTTGCGGGCTGGCCGACGGCGCCGCGTGGCCGATCAAGAACGCGATCCGCAAGTTTCGCGGCGAGTTTGAAGACTACATCAAGCGCACCAATCCCCACGGCTACGAGCAAACGGCGCCGGCGACCGCGCTGCCAATCGTCACGGCGCACTAGGAAAGCAACAGGCATGGGCATCGTACTGGTAGACGGCCAAGAAATTGAAATCGGCGATCAGGAGCGCTTGAACGGCATTCAGGTCGCGCGGCGCGCCGGCGTGGACATACCGCGCTATTGCTGGCACCCCGGCCTGACCGTGGTGGCCAGTTGCCGTATGTGTCTGGTGGAGACCGGCACACGCAACGCGGAGACTGGCGCGATCACGATGTTGCCGAAACTGGTGCCCGCCTGCCAGACGCCGGCCACGCCGAACACGGTGTTCGTCACCACGAGCGAAAAGGTGAAGCAGGCGCGCGCGATCGTGGAAGAGGACCTGTTGATCGATCACCCGATCGACTGCCCCATCTGCGACAAGGCGGGGGAGTGTTACCTGCAAGACTATCACTTTGAGCATGGCCAATCGGAGCGACGAACCGACGTGCGGCCGTTCACCAGTCGGCGGCGCGAGATGGGGCCGACGGTCTCGTTGTTTGTCGATCGCTGCGTGATGTGCAGTCGCTGCGTGCGGTTCTGTCGCGAGGTGGCCGGCAGCAGCGAGTTGATGGTGATCAACCGCGGCGCGCACGAAGAGATCGACGTGTTCCCCAGCTTTCCGTTGGAAAACAAGTTGGCGGGGAACGTGGTCGATTTGTGCCCAGTGGGAGCGCTGGGCGACAAGGACTTTTTGTACCAGCAACGGGTGTGGTTCTTGAAGCAGCATCCGGGGGTCTGCACCGGTTGCTCCACCGGTTGCTCGATCACGGTGGAGGAGAACCAGGATCGGGTGTGGCGACTCAAGCCACGCGAGAATCCGCACGTCAACCAATTTTGGATGTGCGACGAGGGGCGCTACGGCTATCACCATGTCCACAGCAGCGAGCGATTGATCGGCGTGCAGGCGCTGCGCGGCGACCAATACGCAGCGGTGGAATGGTCCGACGCGCTGTTGGAGTTGGTGGGACAACTCAAAGACGCGGAGCGGCTGGCGGTCGTGCTGTCGCCGCATTTGACGGTGGAAGAAGCGTATCTGCTGGGCAAGTTTGCCCGGGCGGTGGACGCCAACGTCACGCTGGCGCTGGGGCCTGTGCCGGTGGTGGGAGACGACGAACGATTTAAGAGCGGTTTTACGATTCGCGCGGAGAAGGCGCCGAATCGGCGCGGCGTCGAGGAGGTGATTCGGCACTTCGCCGGCGACGTGCTGGGCTGGGAAGATTTCACGCAATCGCTGGCGAAGGAAAAATTTGGCGCGGTGTGGGTGACAGGGGGTTATCCCTCGGCCTGGATCGACGACAAGACTGCGGCGCGGTTTGCCGGCGTGGGGCTGTTGATCGTGCAAGACATGTTCGATTCGCCACTGTGGCAGCGGGCGACCCTGCGACTGCCGGGGGGCGCCTTCGCCGAGCGCGAGGGTTCGTATGTGAACTACGCGGATCGCTTGCAGTTTGCCCAATGGGCCGTGCGTCCGCCGGCCGGCGCCCGAGTGGAGGGGAGCGTGTATTGGCAACTGTTGGAGTTGGGGGGCCTTTACAAATCGCGGCGCGTGCTGGATGAGATCGCGGCGACGATTCCGTTCTTTGCCGCGGCGGCGCAAGGCGTGCCCGAGACCGGCGTTGATCTAAAGGCGGCGGCCACCCCCAGCACGGAGGCGGCGCTGAGCCGGTAGCGAGTCATGGCGGATCCTTCTTCAATGTCGATCTCGGTGGAAGCGATCGTGAAGATCGCGCTGCTGTGCGGTGGCCTGATGACCGCGGCGGCGTATCTGGTGCTGTTGGAGCGCTGGATCGCGGCGTGGGTGCAAGACCGCAAGGGACCGAACCGGGTGGGCATACCGCTGACCCGCATCAAACTGTTTGGCCTGGGTCAGCCGCTGGCGGACGGGCTCAAGTTCATCTTCAAAGAAGAGTACACGCCGAGTCACGTGGACCGGTGGCTCTACACGCTGGCGCCGGTTTCGATCTTGGCGGCGGCTTTGGCCACCTTCGCGGTGATTCCGTTTGGCAGCTACGTGCCGAAGTTCGCCGGCATCGATCATCAAATTCCGCTGGTGGTGGCGCCGGGCATCGACGTGGCGCTGGTGTACGTCTTCGCGCTGTCGAGCATGGCGGTGTATGGCGTGATTTTGGGGGGCTGGGCGAGCAACAACAAATACAGCTTCATCGGCGGGCTGCGTTCCAGCGCGCAGCTCATCTCCTACGAGGTGCCGCTGGGGCTAGGCATCCTCGGCGTGGTGCTGTACTCGGGCTCTTTGCGACTGGACCGCATCATCGAGCAGCAGGCGGCCGCCGGAACGTGGAACATCTTTGTGCAGCCGTTGGGCTTTTTGGTGTTTTTGATCGCGGCGTTCGCCGAGAGCGCGCGATTGCCGTTCGACCTGCCGGAAGCGGAGCAGGAACTGATCGGCGGCTATCACACCGAGTACTCCGGGATGCGGCTGCTTTTGTATCTCATCGCCGAGTTCCTGCACATGGTGACGGCGGCGGTGCTGATCACGATCTTGTTTTTAGGCGGGTGGCATTTTTGGTTCATCACCGGCAGCGAGGCGGCGGTGACCGGCTGGGGGCAGGCGATCTTGCGGGTGCTGGTGCTGTTGGGCAAGGCGCTGGGCGTGATCGTGTTCATGATGATGGTCCGCTGGACCTGGCCCCGATTTCGCTTTGATCAGCTCATGAACCTGGCCTGGAAGGTGATGCTGCCGCTGGGGCTGGTGAATCTGGTGGTGGTCGCCGTACTGGTCGAACTGTTCATGTCGGGCTACCTGCAAGGCGCCGGTGGCGCGTTTTGGATGATTGTGGCCGGGTGGATCACGCTGGTCGCCTCGGTGGCGGCCGCCGCGCTGGCCGCGCCGTGGTTCGCCGACAACCGTCCGCGGCTTGATCTGCCCGCCTCGGAAGACGCCTACCTGTTGCCGCGCTAAATCGGGAGCCAACGCACGTGAAATCGAACGACCCCGCCATCACCTGGGTGCCGGAGCCAAAGCTGGGGCTGGCGGGCAAGATGTATTTGCCGCTGGTGGTGCAAGGGCTGACGGTGACCACCAAGCATTTGTTTTCGCCGAAGATGACGGTGAGCTTTCCGGAGGAACGGCCGACGATCGGCAATCCGCTGATCTATCGGGGGGTGCACCGGTTGAACAAAGACGAGCAGGGGCGGGTAAAGTGCGTGGCGTGCTTCTTGTGCGCGACGGCTTGCCCGGCGCATTGCATCGACATTATTGGCGCGGAGAGCCCTTGGCCGGATCGGGAGAAGTACCCGGAGAGCTTTTCGATCGACGAGCTGCGCTGCATCTTTTGCGGGATGTGCGAAGAGGCGTGTCCGGTGGACGCGATTGAATTGACGAGCCTGTTCGACCTGACGGGGCGGAGTCGCGAGGAGATGATCTTCGACAAGGAAAAGCTGCTCAGCGTGTACGACCAGACCAAGGACGCGGAGCCGAGCCCCATGGAACGAGAGGCGGCCGCGCGATGAATTTGAGCGACGTGACAACCGATCAATGGATTTTTCTGGCGGCCGCGTTTTGCGGCGGTTGGGGACTGTGGCTGATGCTGCCGCGGCGCGGCCAGCGCGGCCGAGCGTTGGGGGCGGTGCTGGGCGTGGTGATGCTGGGGCTGCTCATGTCGCGGATCGACCGCCTGGGGGACTGGCTCACCGACAGCGTGTTTCTGGTGCTGGCGGCGGTGACGTTGCTCTCGGCGGGGGCGACGATCACGTTTCGCAATCCGGTGTATTGCGCCATCTGGTTCGCGCTGACGCTGTTGGGCGTCTCGGGGCTGTTGTTTTTGCAGGGAGCGCAGTTCTTGGGCGTGGCGACGCTGACGGTGTACGCCGGCGCGATTTTGGTGATGTTTTTGTTCGTGCTGATGTTCGCCAACCCCAGTGGGCGCGATTACTACGATCGGATGAGTTGGGAGCCGTGGCTGGCGGCGCCGGCCGCCGCGGTGATTGTGGTGGCGTTGACCGTGGTGGTGGTGCGCACGCTGACGCGCGACGAGGCGCCGGCGGCCGGGTCGCCGATCGCGGCGACGCAAATCACCGCCGCGGCGCGCGAGGCGGAGATTTTGGCGGGCGAACACATGGCGCACCTGGGGCGCCGGCTGTTCAGCCAGTATCTGGTGGCGATTGAGATCGCCGGCACGCTGCTGTTGGTGGCGCTGGTCGGCGCGGTGGCGATCGTGATGCAAGACAAGTCAAGCAAACACGCCCGACGCGAGGCGCGCCATGGTTGAAGAAGCGCTGTTGCAAAACTATTTGGTCGTGGGCGCCGTGCTGTTTGGGCTGGGCCTGTTGGGCCTGCTGACGCGGCGGAACATGATTGTGATGTTCCTGGCGGCGGAAATGATGCTGCAAGGGGTGTCGGTGAGTCTGGCCGCATGGGGCCGGTATCACAACGATTGGGGCGGCCAGATCCTGGTGATCTTCATACTCACCGTGGCGGCGTGCGAGGCGGCGATCGCGCTGGCGCTGGTGATGGGACTGTATCGGGCGCGGGGCACGCTGGACATGGTGGTTTGGCAAAGCTTGCGCGAAGACAACCAGCCGCTGTACGTGGATGAACAGTTGCCCGAGACGACGTTGGAAACCCACGCGTGGCCGCAACTAACGCCGGCGGGGGTGGAGCCGGCATTGCCGGAGATCGACACAAATTATCGGATGCGCGTTTAGCGCTGACATGGCGCGGCGCGAGAGTGGAATTGACGGATGGAAGAACGCATTGATTTGCTGATGGTCTTGATCCCGGCGCTGCCGCTGGCGGCGACGGTCATCACGGCCGCGCTGGGTCGCTATGTGCTGCGGGAGTTGAGTCACTGGCCAGTGCTGTTGGCCACGGTGACGGCGTTCGCGCTCAGCTTGGTGCTTTTGTACGACGTGCGGACCGCGGCCAGCGCGGCAGCGGAAGGGGCTGCGACTCACGCGCCGGAAGGCGACGGCGCGCACGGGCCAGCGGACGCGGCGCAATCGACGAACCGCAAGAGCGTGGGCTGGGAGCATGTGCGCAATCTGTGGACCTGGGCCAGCGTGGACGACGCTTACACCGGCTTGGACGTAAAGTTGCCGCACGAGCAGACACCCAGCGGCGCGGTGCTGGTGGGCAACCCCGACACGCAAGGATTTGATTTTCGGATCGACGTGGCGCTGCGGGCCGATCCGTTGACCTCGATCATGCTGTCGATGGTCACCTTGGTGTCGTCGTTGGTGGTGATTTACGCGATTGGTTACATGCACGGCGATCCGGGGTATTGGCGCTTCTTCACGTACGTGTCGCTGTTCATCTTCTCGATGACGATGTTGGTGTCGGCGAGCAACTTTGTGTTGCTGTACGCGTTTTGGGAAGCGGTGGGGCTATGCAGTTATCTGTTGGTCGGCTTTTGGTATGAGAAGCGCGCGGCTGCCGCCGCGGGTATGAAGGCGTTTCTGGTCAATCGCGTGGGCGATTTTTGTTTCGTGCTCGGGTTGTTCCTGATGTGGACCACCTATGGCACGCTGAACTACCACGACGTGACCACCCCGGACGGCGCGGTGCAGGTCTCTGGCGTCTTGGGGCAAAGCCGGTTGCTGGCCGACCCGGCCGACGCCTATGTGGGGGGGGGTGTGGGACTGGCGATTTGCCTGCTGCTGCTGGCGGGCGCATGTGGCAAGAGCGCGCAGTTTCCGCTGCACGTGTGGCTGCCCGACGCGATGGAAGGCCCCACTCCGGTGAGCGCGCTGATTCATGCGGCGACGATGGTGACGGCGGGGGTGTACATGGTGACGCGCTGCGCGCCGTTGTACTTGAGCGCGCCGGAGTCGTATTACGTGGTGGCGGCGATCGGCGCGTTCACGGCGCTGTTTTCGGCGATCATCGCCGTCACGCAGACTGATCTGAAGCGAGTGCTGGCTTATTCAACCATCAGTCAACTCGGTTACATGTTCGTGGGCCTGGGGGTAGGGACGCTGGCAGGGATCACGGCGGGCATGTTCCACCTGTTCACGCACGCGTTCTTCAAGGCGTTGTTGTTTTTGGCCGCGGGGAGCGTGATGCACGCCATGGGGGGCGTGATCGACATGCGCAGCTTCAGCGGCCTGCGGCGCAAGTTGCCGATCACGCACGCGACGTTTTTGATTGGCGCCTTGGCGCTGGCGGGGTTCTTTCCGCTGGCCGGCTTCTGGAGCAAGGACGCCATCCTCGGCGCCGCGCTCGACCGCTCGCGCGAGGGGGACGGCGCCGCGCTGTATCAATGGGTTTACTACGCCGGCCTGTTCACCGCCGCGCTAACTTCGTTCTACACCTTTCGCGCTTTCTTCATGACGTTCTACGGGCCGGAGCGCATCCCGCACGAGGCGGGGCATCACGCCCACGAATCGCCGCTGGTGATGACCGGGCCGCTGGTGATTTTGTCGGCGTTCGCGCTGGGCGTGGGCGCGTGGTTCGAGTACACCCACGGCTTCGCCAATTTTCTGGCGCTGGCGCCAAGCATGGCCTACGGGCCTTTGGTTCCGCACGGATCGCATCACTTCCATCTGGATGTCGCCACGATCAGCATGATTATCGCGGTGCTCGGCTTCATTGGCGCCTGGTACTTGTATCTGGGGGATCAGCGCGAGATCGATTTCCTCACGCGGCTGATGCAGCCGGTTTACCGGTTGTCGAGCGGCAAGTTCTTTTTCGATCCGATTTACAACGCGCTGATCATTTGGCCGGCGCGCACGCTGGCGACGTTTCTGTCGTGGCTCGACTGGCATCTGGTCGACGCCATTGTGAACGCCGTGGGTTGGTTGGCGCCGGCGGCGGGATCGCTGTTGCGGACGCTGGAAAACGGCGTGCTGCACTTTTACGCGCTGGCGATGATGCTGGCGCTGGCGATCTTGTTGCTTGGCGTGGTGATTTTGTAACGAGTGATTGGGATTTTCAGTCGTCGGTTCTTACTGCTTGCAAGGTTCGACCATGCCCGAAGCTGTTGACTTGTCCGTGCCGCTGGCGATCAGCATTTTGCTGCCGATCGTGGGCGCGATCTTGGTGT includes these proteins:
- a CDS encoding NADH-quinone oxidoreductase subunit I, which translates into the protein MKSNDPAITWVPEPKLGLAGKMYLPLVVQGLTVTTKHLFSPKMTVSFPEERPTIGNPLIYRGVHRLNKDEQGRVKCVACFLCATACPAHCIDIIGAESPWPDREKYPESFSIDELRCIFCGMCEEACPVDAIELTSLFDLTGRSREEMIFDKEKLLSVYDQTKDAEPSPMEREAAAR
- the nuoK gene encoding NADH-quinone oxidoreductase subunit NuoK; the protein is MVEEALLQNYLVVGAVLFGLGLLGLLTRRNMIVMFLAAEMMLQGVSVSLAAWGRYHNDWGGQILVIFILTVAACEAAIALALVMGLYRARGTLDMVVWQSLREDNQPLYVDEQLPETTLETHAWPQLTPAGVEPALPEIDTNYRMRV
- the nuoH gene encoding NADH-quinone oxidoreductase subunit NuoH, which produces MSISVEAIVKIALLCGGLMTAAAYLVLLERWIAAWVQDRKGPNRVGIPLTRIKLFGLGQPLADGLKFIFKEEYTPSHVDRWLYTLAPVSILAAALATFAVIPFGSYVPKFAGIDHQIPLVVAPGIDVALVYVFALSSMAVYGVILGGWASNNKYSFIGGLRSSAQLISYEVPLGLGILGVVLYSGSLRLDRIIEQQAAAGTWNIFVQPLGFLVFLIAAFAESARLPFDLPEAEQELIGGYHTEYSGMRLLLYLIAEFLHMVTAAVLITILFLGGWHFWFITGSEAAVTGWGQAILRVLVLLGKALGVIVFMMMVRWTWPRFRFDQLMNLAWKVMLPLGLVNLVVVAVLVELFMSGYLQGAGGAFWMIVAGWITLVASVAAAALAAPWFADNRPRLDLPASEDAYLLPR
- the nuoF gene encoding NADH-quinone oxidoreductase subunit NuoF, which gives rise to MAKFEPVLLANIARPDSHTLRVYEETGGYQGMRRALTEMTSAAVIDVVKASNLRGRGGAGFPTGLKWTFLPKGHPGPIYMCINADESEPGTFNNRYLMELDPHQVLEGVILSSFATRATTAYIYIRYEYPLSYQRLQMAIDECYAAGLLGKNILGSDFSLDIYLHRGAAAYICGEETGLIESLEGKRAWPRIKPPFPAVEGLFHKPTVVNNIETVCCVKHIVDRGADWFKSIGVPADPNNPRDPGSYGPKLYCLSGHVNKPGCYEAPLGITCRQLIDEYGGGVWKGRRAKAAIPGGISMGLLTEAELDTPLDFAGPGRVGCLGLGTAAVVVMDDQTSMIDFLHNSCRFFAHESCGQCTPCREGTNWSLRMLERIKLGKGRLKDLELLLEIGDTIGIMPGTTICGLADGAAWPIKNAIRKFRGEFEDYIKRTNPHGYEQTAPATALPIVTAH
- a CDS encoding NADH-quinone oxidoreductase subunit J, with protein sequence MNLSDVTTDQWIFLAAAFCGGWGLWLMLPRRGQRGRALGAVLGVVMLGLLMSRIDRLGDWLTDSVFLVLAAVTLLSAGATITFRNPVYCAIWFALTLLGVSGLLFLQGAQFLGVATLTVYAGAILVMFLFVLMFANPSGRDYYDRMSWEPWLAAPAAAVIVVALTVVVVRTLTRDEAPAAGSPIAATQITAAAREAEILAGEHMAHLGRRLFSQYLVAIEIAGTLLLVALVGAVAIVMQDKSSKHARREARHG
- a CDS encoding 2Fe-2S iron-sulfur cluster binding domain-containing protein, translating into MGIVLVDGQEIEIGDQERLNGIQVARRAGVDIPRYCWHPGLTVVASCRMCLVETGTRNAETGAITMLPKLVPACQTPATPNTVFVTTSEKVKQARAIVEEDLLIDHPIDCPICDKAGECYLQDYHFEHGQSERRTDVRPFTSRRREMGPTVSLFVDRCVMCSRCVRFCREVAGSSELMVINRGAHEEIDVFPSFPLENKLAGNVVDLCPVGALGDKDFLYQQRVWFLKQHPGVCTGCSTGCSITVEENQDRVWRLKPRENPHVNQFWMCDEGRYGYHHVHSSERLIGVQALRGDQYAAVEWSDALLELVGQLKDAERLAVVLSPHLTVEEAYLLGKFARAVDANVTLALGPVPVVGDDERFKSGFTIRAEKAPNRRGVEEVIRHFAGDVLGWEDFTQSLAKEKFGAVWVTGGYPSAWIDDKTAARFAGVGLLIVQDMFDSPLWQRATLRLPGGAFAEREGSYVNYADRLQFAQWAVRPPAGARVEGSVYWQLLELGGLYKSRRVLDEIAATIPFFAAAAQGVPETGVDLKAAATPSTEAALSR
- the nuoL gene encoding NADH-quinone oxidoreductase subunit L — translated: MEERIDLLMVLIPALPLAATVITAALGRYVLRELSHWPVLLATVTAFALSLVLLYDVRTAASAAAEGAATHAPEGDGAHGPADAAQSTNRKSVGWEHVRNLWTWASVDDAYTGLDVKLPHEQTPSGAVLVGNPDTQGFDFRIDVALRADPLTSIMLSMVTLVSSLVVIYAIGYMHGDPGYWRFFTYVSLFIFSMTMLVSASNFVLLYAFWEAVGLCSYLLVGFWYEKRAAAAAGMKAFLVNRVGDFCFVLGLFLMWTTYGTLNYHDVTTPDGAVQVSGVLGQSRLLADPADAYVGGGVGLAICLLLLAGACGKSAQFPLHVWLPDAMEGPTPVSALIHAATMVTAGVYMVTRCAPLYLSAPESYYVVAAIGAFTALFSAIIAVTQTDLKRVLAYSTISQLGYMFVGLGVGTLAGITAGMFHLFTHAFFKALLFLAAGSVMHAMGGVIDMRSFSGLRRKLPITHATFLIGALALAGFFPLAGFWSKDAILGAALDRSREGDGAALYQWVYYAGLFTAALTSFYTFRAFFMTFYGPERIPHEAGHHAHESPLVMTGPLVILSAFALGVGAWFEYTHGFANFLALAPSMAYGPLVPHGSHHFHLDVATISMIIAVLGFIGAWYLYLGDQREIDFLTRLMQPVYRLSSGKFFFDPIYNALIIWPARTLATFLSWLDWHLVDAIVNAVGWLAPAAGSLLRTLENGVLHFYALAMMLALAILLLGVVIL